The proteins below are encoded in one region of Bacillales bacterium:
- the parE gene encoding DNA topoisomerase IV subunit B: MSKTAYNDDAIQVLEGLQAVRKRPGMYIGSTDSRGLHHLVYEIVDNAVDEALAGYGHSIKVTLHKDNSVEVVDNGRGMPTGMHRTGRPTTEVIFTVLHAGGKFGTDGGYKTSGGLHGVGASVVNALSEWLEVTIRRDGGVFRQRFENGGKPVTPLEKIGTARDSGTTIRFKPDSEVFSTTHFQYDILSERLREAAFLLKGIQIQLIDQRTDRKDTFQYDTGIKAFVEYLNEDKDIFHPVVAFEGDQNEIEVEFSFQYNDGYSENVLSFVNNVRTRDGGTHESGARTAITRAFNDYARKAGFLKEKDKNLDGTDIREGFTGVVSVRIPEDKLQFEGQTKSKLGTSEARSAVDAVVSEQLTYFLNENPKTSEMLIKKAIKAAQAREAARKAREDARTGKKGKRRDSLLSGKLTPATSRNTAKNELYLVEGDSAGGSAKQGRDRRFQAVLPLRGKVINTEKAKLPDIFKNEEINTIIHAIGAGIGADFTLSDINYDKIVIMTDADTDGAHIQVLLLTFFYRYMKPMIEAGKVYIALPPLYKVSRGSGRKEVVEYAWDEHGLREAIGKVGRGYTIQRYKGLGEMNADQLWETTMNPETRTLIRVNIEDVARAERRVSVLMGDKVEPRRKWIEANVAFGLDEETNILDNENLAVIESAPASEPDA, encoded by the coding sequence ATGAGCAAAACGGCGTATAACGACGATGCAATTCAAGTATTGGAAGGGCTTCAGGCGGTGCGCAAGCGGCCGGGGATGTACATCGGCAGCACGGACAGCCGCGGATTGCACCACCTCGTGTACGAGATTGTCGATAATGCGGTTGACGAGGCGCTTGCAGGATACGGCCATTCGATTAAGGTCACACTTCATAAAGACAACAGTGTCGAGGTTGTCGACAATGGCCGCGGCATGCCTACAGGGATGCACCGAACGGGTCGGCCGACGACCGAAGTGATTTTTACGGTACTCCATGCGGGAGGCAAGTTCGGAACCGACGGCGGTTATAAAACGAGCGGCGGGTTGCACGGTGTCGGCGCGTCTGTCGTGAATGCATTGTCGGAGTGGCTCGAAGTGACGATTCGAAGGGACGGAGGCGTCTTCCGGCAAAGGTTTGAAAACGGCGGAAAACCGGTGACGCCGCTTGAAAAAATCGGTACGGCGCGCGACAGCGGAACGACGATTCGTTTCAAGCCGGATTCGGAAGTTTTTTCCACGACCCATTTTCAATACGACATTTTGAGTGAGCGATTGCGTGAAGCGGCATTTTTGTTGAAGGGCATTCAAATTCAACTCATCGACCAACGAACGGATCGGAAAGATACCTTTCAATATGATACCGGCATTAAGGCGTTTGTCGAATATTTGAATGAAGACAAGGACATTTTTCATCCGGTTGTCGCATTTGAAGGCGATCAAAATGAAATTGAGGTTGAATTTTCTTTTCAATACAATGACGGCTATTCGGAAAATGTGCTGTCTTTCGTCAATAACGTGCGAACGCGCGACGGCGGCACGCATGAGTCGGGCGCGAGGACGGCCATCACGAGAGCGTTCAACGATTACGCGCGGAAAGCCGGATTTTTGAAGGAGAAAGACAAGAATCTCGATGGGACGGACATCCGCGAGGGTTTTACCGGCGTCGTTTCCGTGCGGATTCCGGAAGACAAGCTGCAGTTTGAAGGGCAGACGAAGAGCAAACTCGGGACAAGCGAAGCGCGTTCTGCCGTGGATGCCGTCGTTTCGGAGCAGCTGACGTATTTCTTGAACGAGAATCCGAAGACGAGCGAGATGTTGATCAAGAAAGCGATCAAGGCGGCTCAGGCGCGTGAGGCGGCGCGAAAAGCGCGGGAAGACGCGCGTACCGGAAAGAAAGGGAAGCGGCGGGACTCGCTTTTGAGCGGCAAGTTGACGCCGGCGACGTCGCGCAATACGGCGAAAAACGAGCTGTATCTTGTCGAGGGGGATTCCGCGGGCGGATCAGCGAAGCAAGGGCGCGACCGCCGGTTTCAGGCTGTGTTGCCGCTTCGCGGTAAAGTGATCAATACCGAAAAAGCGAAACTGCCCGACATTTTCAAAAACGAGGAAATCAACACGATCATTCACGCGATCGGCGCGGGAATCGGTGCCGACTTCACCTTGTCCGACATTAATTACGACAAAATTGTCATTATGACGGATGCCGATACGGACGGCGCTCATATCCAAGTGCTGCTGCTCACCTTTTTTTACCGCTACATGAAGCCGATGATTGAAGCAGGAAAGGTGTACATTGCGCTGCCGCCGCTCTATAAAGTGTCAAGAGGGAGCGGGCGCAAGGAAGTCGTTGAGTATGCTTGGGACGAACATGGCTTGCGGGAAGCGATCGGGAAAGTCGGACGCGGGTACACGATTCAGCGGTATAAAGGTCTGGGGGAAATGAACGCCGACCAGTTGTGGGAAACGACGATGAATCCGGAAACGCGCACGTTGATCCGTGTGAACATCGAAGATGTTGCGCGGGCGGAACGAAGGGTTTCCGTTTTGATGGGTGATAAAGTGGAACCGCGCAGGAAATGGATCGAAGCGAACGTCGCCTTCGGGTTGGACGAAGAAACGAACATTCTCGACAATGAAAATCTTGCAGTGATCGAAAGTGCGCCGGCATCGGAACCGGATGCTTGA
- a CDS encoding CoA-binding protein: MAIENPDRDELKRILSNNRRIAVVGLSDQPERSSYGVAKAMKAAGYEIIPVNPNIDATLGIQAVDSLEAIEGHVDIVNVFRRSEHLPDLAAQTVKIGADVFWAQPGVTHEEAYDYLKANGVKVIMDRCIKVEHSMTGASPHPHG, encoded by the coding sequence ATGGCAATTGAGAACCCGGATCGAGATGAACTGAAAAGAATCTTGAGCAACAACCGGCGAATTGCCGTCGTTGGACTCTCCGACCAGCCGGAAAGATCGTCTTACGGAGTCGCAAAAGCGATGAAAGCGGCCGGTTACGAAATCATTCCAGTGAATCCGAATATCGATGCAACTCTCGGCATCCAAGCCGTCGATTCATTGGAAGCGATCGAGGGTCATGTCGATATCGTCAATGTGTTTCGCAGAAGTGAACATTTGCCCGACCTCGCCGCTCAAACGGTGAAGATCGGTGCCGACGTATTTTGGGCACAACCCGGTGTCACTCATGAAGAAGCGTATGACTATTTAAAAGCAAACGGCGTGAAAGTGATCATGGATCGCTGTATCAAAGTCGAACATTCAATGACCGGCGCTTCGCCTCATCCTCACGGATGA